A stretch of the Pseudalkalibacillus hwajinpoensis genome encodes the following:
- a CDS encoding Cof-type HAD-IIB family hydrolase has product MRCISIDMDGTLLTNEQTISFENVNAIREAQSQGITVVLNTGRAYDGAMKPLEGSGLEVPVICYNGAEIRSVEGEILHAIYLDRQQVQSIKQILDSEEIYYQLFTNKGVFTHDYDGTIDLIMDMMKSSNPALTTEELKIGAKRQFESLSLKAINDFDELLEDESLHVYKFLSFCFDESRLGRAASAAENVQKTVVTSSGKENLEINHEDAQKGLALETFVAQMGLDMKQTAAIGDNYNDVSMFNKASYPIAMGNADEQIKKQASFVTKTNEHDGVAHAIYKLMDEDLLSN; this is encoded by the coding sequence ATGAGATGTATCTCGATTGATATGGATGGAACGCTTTTAACGAATGAACAAACAATCAGCTTTGAGAATGTTAATGCGATTAGAGAGGCACAGAGTCAGGGGATAACGGTTGTACTTAACACTGGACGCGCCTATGATGGTGCGATGAAGCCACTTGAAGGAAGTGGATTGGAAGTTCCTGTTATTTGCTATAACGGCGCAGAGATTCGCTCTGTTGAAGGAGAGATCTTGCACGCCATTTACCTTGATCGTCAGCAAGTCCAATCGATTAAACAAATACTTGATAGTGAAGAGATTTATTATCAGCTATTTACAAATAAAGGTGTTTTCACTCACGATTATGATGGAACGATTGATTTAATCATGGATATGATGAAGAGTTCGAATCCGGCCCTAACTACAGAAGAATTGAAGATTGGAGCAAAGCGTCAGTTCGAAAGCTTATCACTTAAAGCCATTAATGATTTTGATGAACTACTAGAAGATGAAAGCCTTCATGTGTATAAATTCCTTAGTTTCTGTTTTGATGAAAGTCGATTAGGGCGAGCGGCATCTGCAGCTGAAAATGTACAAAAAACTGTGGTTACTTCTTCAGGTAAAGAAAATTTGGAAATTAATCATGAAGATGCTCAGAAGGGACTTGCGCTTGAAACATTTGTAGCACAAATGGGGCTGGATATGAAGCAAACCGCCGCAATTGGCGATAACTATAATGACGTTTCGATGTTCAATAAAGCCTCCTATCCTATTGCAATGGGAAATGCGGACGAGCAAATAAAAAAACAGGCTTCATTTGTTACAAAAACCAATGAGCATGATGGCGTTGCTCATGCCATATATAAATTAATGGACGAAGATTTACTGTCTAATTAA
- a CDS encoding AzlC family ABC transporter permease, which yields MEAIVTKSDSDFVDGLKAGVSIAVGYMPVALTFGLLARTTGLTLYEAVLMSILVFAGAAQYITLSLIAIGTGAFEIIFTIFIVNIRHLLMSASINEKVEADTPWKKAVYAFGITDETFTVSATKKGALTTGYMFGLCLISYSSWVIFTGGGYIAGATLPEVIQQGMSVALYAMFVGLLIPSAKKSRKVLFLAGLAAIFNSILTLAQFPTGWAIVIATLLSSIIVEWFIGRGTNE from the coding sequence GTGGAGGCTATCGTAACAAAGAGTGATTCTGATTTTGTAGATGGATTAAAAGCAGGTGTAAGCATAGCTGTCGGATATATGCCGGTTGCTCTCACATTTGGCTTACTTGCAAGAACAACAGGACTAACGCTTTATGAAGCGGTCCTTATGAGTATTCTCGTCTTTGCAGGTGCTGCTCAATACATTACGCTTAGCTTAATTGCCATTGGGACAGGTGCCTTTGAAATTATTTTTACAATCTTTATTGTTAATATTCGCCACCTATTGATGAGTGCCTCTATAAATGAAAAAGTAGAGGCAGATACTCCATGGAAAAAAGCCGTTTACGCCTTTGGAATTACTGATGAAACGTTTACCGTTTCCGCAACAAAAAAAGGTGCTCTCACGACAGGTTATATGTTTGGATTATGTCTGATTTCCTACTCGAGTTGGGTCATCTTTACAGGGGGAGGATACATTGCTGGGGCAACTCTACCTGAAGTGATTCAGCAGGGTATGAGTGTTGCGCTTTATGCCATGTTTGTAGGGTTACTTATTCCGTCTGCTAAAAAAAGTCGGAAGGTGCTTTTTCTTGCAGGGTTAGCTGCAATATTTAATAGCATTCTTACGTTGGCTCAGTTTCCAACAGGTTGGGCTATCGTGATTGCCACTCTGCTTTCTTCCATAATTGTTGAATGGTTTATAGGGAGGGGAACGAATGAGTAA
- a CDS encoding helix-turn-helix domain-containing protein: protein MENQSLTKQIGEKLKKLRLENKLSLDQLSARCSVSKPMLAQIERGASNPTVNTLWKIANGLGVSFTAFIDEEQPVIKKVNRSEIEPLIEESGKMKVVPLFPMEPGKSFETFYIELEPGCDYHSNPHPDGVEEYLFIEEGSMTLEVDTQSYIISNGESLRFTANYPHYYRNPYSESCKAMMIIHYPSSIR from the coding sequence ATGGAAAACCAATCCCTAACAAAACAAATTGGCGAAAAACTAAAAAAGCTTCGTCTTGAAAATAAGTTAAGTCTCGATCAACTATCCGCTCGATGCTCAGTAAGCAAGCCAATGCTTGCTCAAATTGAACGAGGTGCTTCAAACCCAACCGTTAATACACTATGGAAAATTGCAAATGGACTTGGCGTGTCTTTCACGGCATTCATCGATGAAGAACAGCCTGTTATCAAGAAAGTCAATCGATCTGAAATCGAACCATTAATTGAAGAAAGCGGAAAAATGAAGGTGGTCCCGCTCTTTCCGATGGAACCAGGAAAATCGTTTGAAACGTTTTATATTGAACTTGAACCAGGATGTGACTATCATTCTAATCCACATCCTGATGGTGTTGAAGAATATTTATTTATTGAAGAAGGCAGTATGACCCTTGAGGTCGATACGCAGTCATACATCATTTCTAATGGAGAAAGTTTAAGATTCACTGCAAATTATCCACATTATTATCGAAATCCTTACAGTGAATCATGTAAAGCTATGATGATCATTCACTATCCGAGTTCTATACGTTAA
- a CDS encoding redoxin domain-containing protein, giving the protein MNKKDRMKMIKKFVLIVLAVALLWGIYNTVIADRSVGTEVGDKAADFNLETLDGEEVSLSDYEGEPVFLNFWATWCPPCEEEMPDIQKFADVHGEEVTVLSVNFTKYEPKKEAIPKFVESHELRFPVLMDQEGKVGENLYQVISMPTSFMIDEEGIIREKRVGPLTLKDMETWLDQVK; this is encoded by the coding sequence ATGAATAAAAAAGATCGAATGAAAATGATTAAGAAGTTTGTGCTAATCGTTCTTGCTGTTGCTCTTCTATGGGGGATTTATAATACAGTTATCGCCGATCGAAGTGTAGGAACGGAAGTTGGCGATAAGGCAGCAGATTTTAACTTAGAAACCCTTGATGGGGAAGAAGTGAGTCTTTCAGATTATGAAGGGGAACCCGTTTTTCTCAATTTCTGGGCGACATGGTGTCCACCCTGTGAAGAAGAAATGCCGGATATTCAAAAATTTGCTGATGTGCATGGTGAAGAAGTAACGGTTCTATCCGTTAATTTCACTAAATACGAGCCAAAGAAAGAAGCGATTCCAAAATTTGTTGAATCACATGAGCTTCGCTTTCCAGTTCTTATGGATCAAGAAGGTAAAGTAGGTGAGAATCTCTACCAGGTTATTTCCATGCCAACTTCGTTTATGATTGATGAAGAAGGAATTATTCGTGAGAAACGAGTGGGACCTCTTACGCTGAAAGATATGGAAACATGGCTTGATCAAGTAAAATAA
- a CDS encoding DUF2254 domain-containing protein, producing MEHNKFKRIRSSFWFIPTFYGVGAFLAAIITLIIDRTIIQGSAMVLPYFFFASYETSVTILSTLVSSMLTMTTITFSTIMVVLTTYLSNFSPRTLQNFITDRITKRVLGIFVGGIIYFIILLLLIEQSSQEDVVYLAPVFAVIYAIVCVAYFVFFIHHVSNWILVGNLIQHITTNTLTTIDRTFLDFEEANHGDIASWDSWELDEIKMKKPIAIRSTKSGYLQNIDLPDLISVATNKDFIIRLERDIGEYIDEGTVIFSYWASMDSSPDSHILLNTLSLGTERTTDQDIEYGIQKLVEIALRAISPGINDPNTAINCINRLGRVLSRLGQKHIPHPLYHDEKKNLRVITKPITYDTYLYKSFYQIRHYAKEDVSVLGSILHSLELAADGNKHDTHETIWEFGQFVIRGFDPKVLDKFDHRYINEKLERLANATGFQDAFHPISHE from the coding sequence ATGGAGCACAATAAATTCAAGCGAATCCGATCAAGCTTCTGGTTTATTCCAACTTTTTATGGTGTTGGCGCTTTTCTCGCAGCTATTATCACGCTCATTATAGACCGAACGATCATCCAAGGTAGTGCGATGGTTCTTCCCTATTTTTTCTTTGCTTCCTATGAAACAAGCGTCACTATTTTAAGTACGCTCGTATCTTCCATGTTAACAATGACAACCATTACTTTTTCGACAATTATGGTTGTCTTAACAACGTATTTATCCAACTTCTCACCACGAACATTGCAGAATTTCATTACCGATCGTATTACGAAAAGAGTCCTTGGAATTTTTGTTGGAGGAATTATTTACTTTATTATTCTTCTTCTCCTAATTGAACAAAGCAGTCAAGAAGATGTTGTCTATCTTGCACCTGTTTTCGCTGTGATCTATGCCATTGTCTGTGTCGCCTATTTCGTTTTCTTTATCCATCACGTATCGAATTGGATTCTCGTTGGAAATTTGATACAACATATCACTACTAATACGTTAACAACAATCGACCGTACCTTTTTAGATTTTGAAGAAGCCAACCATGGTGATATCGCCTCTTGGGATTCTTGGGAATTAGATGAAATTAAGATGAAAAAACCTATTGCCATTCGATCCACTAAATCAGGGTACTTACAAAATATTGATTTACCTGATTTGATTTCGGTTGCCACTAACAAAGATTTTATCATTCGACTCGAGAGAGATATCGGAGAATATATTGATGAAGGTACGGTTATTTTTTCTTATTGGGCATCAATGGATTCTTCTCCTGATTCTCATATCCTTCTTAATACGTTATCTCTTGGAACAGAACGAACAACTGATCAAGACATAGAATATGGCATCCAAAAACTAGTTGAAATTGCATTAAGAGCGATCTCACCTGGAATTAATGATCCCAATACAGCCATTAATTGCATCAACCGACTTGGGAGAGTCTTATCACGTCTTGGCCAGAAACACATCCCACACCCCCTGTATCATGATGAAAAGAAAAACTTACGCGTGATCACAAAACCTATTACGTATGATACGTACCTCTATAAAAGCTTCTATCAAATTAGGCATTATGCCAAAGAAGATGTATCCGTTCTTGGCTCGATTCTTCATTCTTTAGAATTAGCAGCAGACGGAAATAAACATGATACGCACGAAACTATATGGGAATTCGGGCAATTTGTAATTAGAGGATTTGATCCAAAAGTGCTCGATAAGTTCGATCATCGCTATATAAATGAAAAGCTTGAACGACTCGCGAACGCAACTGGTTTTCAAGATGCTTTTCATCCGATCTCACATGAATAG
- a CDS encoding M48 family metallopeptidase, with the protein MKKRITWLILGFSIYALILGLYLFNWADFGVPEAYKGTAADPATFMTDRQLELSEEYSRYRSFLSFIAIPYEWLIYLGVLWFGLSKLFKQFGEGISKKRIVVVPLYIILLTAFTWLLTFPLHYWARSLSVKYGINTQSFSGWMKDEMISFWIDILLTSLIIGVLYALMNRFKKKWWLIAWGLMVPYLAFMMYIQPVVIDPLYNDFTSLTDKELEEEILSMADTAHIPADRVFEVNMSEKTNAMNAYVSGIGDNLRIVLWDTTLNKLDDDEVLFIMAHEMGHYVMNHLYGNLVGALATSFIGLYLAYRLLGKMIRKWGDSWGVHSESDLASLPALLLLFSIMSFIASPIELAVSRHAEMEADEYAIEMTSDVDAAIGSFQTLTVNSLNEVNPPFIVKYFKYGHPTMMERLIMLNDYEEDAPTE; encoded by the coding sequence ATGAAGAAACGCATAACCTGGCTCATTCTGGGATTCTCCATTTACGCCCTGATCCTGGGACTCTATTTATTTAATTGGGCGGACTTCGGGGTACCTGAAGCATACAAGGGAACAGCGGCAGATCCAGCAACATTTATGACAGACAGGCAGTTAGAATTATCGGAGGAATATTCACGCTACAGAAGCTTTCTCTCGTTTATTGCGATTCCATATGAGTGGCTCATCTATCTTGGCGTTCTCTGGTTTGGGTTATCAAAGCTCTTTAAACAATTCGGTGAAGGTATTTCAAAAAAACGGATAGTCGTTGTTCCGTTGTATATCATTTTACTAACGGCTTTTACATGGTTACTAACATTTCCACTGCACTATTGGGCGAGGTCTTTATCCGTTAAATATGGGATCAACACGCAATCCTTTTCTGGTTGGATGAAAGATGAAATGATCTCATTCTGGATTGATATTTTGCTTACTTCCCTTATTATCGGTGTTCTTTATGCGCTAATGAATCGTTTTAAGAAAAAGTGGTGGCTCATTGCGTGGGGATTAATGGTTCCGTACCTTGCTTTTATGATGTATATTCAGCCGGTCGTAATTGATCCTTTATACAACGACTTTACATCATTAACAGACAAAGAATTAGAAGAAGAAATACTCAGTATGGCTGATACGGCTCATATTCCTGCAGACCGTGTTTTTGAAGTGAATATGTCAGAAAAAACGAATGCAATGAATGCTTATGTATCTGGTATTGGCGACAATTTACGAATTGTTCTTTGGGACACCACCTTAAATAAGCTTGATGATGACGAAGTGCTTTTTATTATGGCTCACGAAATGGGTCATTATGTTATGAATCATCTATATGGAAATTTGGTTGGCGCTCTAGCAACGAGTTTTATAGGGTTATACCTGGCATATCGGCTTCTTGGGAAGATGATTCGAAAATGGGGCGACTCATGGGGGGTTCACTCAGAATCAGATCTTGCATCTTTACCAGCATTATTGCTTCTTTTCTCGATCATGTCTTTTATTGCGAGTCCGATAGAACTTGCGGTTTCTCGGCATGCTGAGATGGAGGCAGATGAATATGCCATTGAAATGACCAGTGATGTGGATGCAGCGATTGGTTCCTTTCAAACACTGACGGTTAATAGTTTAAATGAAGTAAATCCGCCTTTCATTGTGAAATATTTTAAATATGGTCATCCAACGATGATGGAACGGTTGATTATGTTGAATGACTATGAAGAAGATGCCCCCACGGAGTGA
- a CDS encoding GNAT family N-acetyltransferase → MEMESFPELTTNSLRLRELREDDAPVLLSIFSNPHTMKYYGSEQMSGLEEVEGMLMSFKKGFEQKQAMRFGIEVRERGELIGTCGFHNWTKRVNRIEMGYELKQAEEGKGYMTEALSAVIPFAFQQLDMNRIGALIHPNNAPSRKLITKLGFQQEGLLRDYVLAGGEYMNLIMYSLLKSEWGSSRP, encoded by the coding sequence ATGGAGATGGAGAGTTTTCCAGAACTAACTACAAATAGCTTAAGATTAAGAGAATTAAGAGAAGATGATGCTCCTGTGTTATTGTCGATATTTTCGAATCCGCACACGATGAAATACTACGGAAGTGAGCAAATGAGCGGTCTTGAAGAAGTAGAAGGAATGTTGATGAGTTTTAAGAAAGGATTTGAGCAAAAGCAGGCGATGCGATTTGGAATAGAGGTGAGAGAGAGGGGAGAATTGATTGGTACTTGTGGCTTTCATAATTGGACTAAGCGAGTCAATCGTATTGAAATGGGTTATGAATTAAAACAAGCTGAAGAAGGAAAGGGGTATATGACGGAAGCTTTATCAGCCGTCATTCCCTTTGCCTTTCAGCAGTTAGATATGAATCGTATTGGTGCACTGATTCATCCAAACAATGCACCTTCGAGGAAACTTATAACCAAACTGGGATTCCAACAAGAAGGACTATTGCGTGATTATGTTCTCGCAGGTGGTGAGTATATGAATCTAATCATGTATTCTTTATTAAAAAGTGAATGGGGATCTTCTCGTCCGTAA
- a CDS encoding histidine phosphatase family protein — MKKKIYLVRHCLASGQESTASLTAEGRDQATQLAQSLGHIPFDKLYSSPYRRALQSIEPLALQLDKPITIDDRLEERKLSAVPIENWIEELEQTFVDLSYTIEGGESSQQAISRSIAVLNDALLYTKEYCLVMTHGNLLTLILHHFNTDYQFNTWKKLRNPDVFCLTFHNNTIESIQNVKLSGEPL; from the coding sequence TTGAAGAAAAAAATATACTTAGTCAGACATTGTCTCGCCTCAGGACAAGAATCTACAGCTTCCTTAACGGCAGAAGGACGTGATCAAGCGACTCAATTAGCACAATCTCTTGGACATATTCCATTTGATAAATTATATAGTTCCCCTTATAGACGTGCCCTTCAATCGATCGAGCCACTCGCTCTTCAATTAGATAAACCAATTACTATTGATGATCGGCTAGAAGAGAGAAAGTTATCTGCTGTGCCTATTGAAAACTGGATAGAAGAACTAGAGCAAACATTTGTAGATCTGTCTTACACCATTGAAGGCGGAGAATCAAGCCAGCAAGCCATTTCAAGGAGTATTGCGGTCTTAAATGACGCCCTTCTCTATACGAAAGAATATTGTCTTGTCATGACACATGGGAATTTATTAACCTTAATACTGCATCATTTTAATACAGATTATCAGTTCAACACATGGAAGAAACTTCGGAATCCAGACGTCTTCTGCCTTACTTTTCATAATAATACGATCGAATCCATTCAAAACGTTAAGTTATCGGGGGAACCATTGTAA
- the cls gene encoding cardiolipin synthase: MKQARQIIFFLLMTTSLSIILFTSLSPTWKWAAGILYVAILVSILFVLLLEGRSPYKSLLWIYVLIFFPIVGYVFFLFSGQLEVKGHLFKEKRTNGLEFFKKYVNFPASEKWHDLSERNQNFSNLIATMVASPISMRSTTDLLLNGRETFTAIKNEIQKAETYIHMEYYTFRSDELGLSIIDLLVKKAKEGVEVRVLYDSIGSHNLSRASKTALREAGASVQQFLPIKYGFVNQTINFRNHRKIIVIDGKVGFVGGLNIGDEYAGDMNQMRFWRDSHLLVKGEVLSALHGVFLMDWSYMCGEELLNGKYLETYDVEGDGGSQLVASGPDTKRGAMSDLYFSLITSAKNRVWIATPYFVPNKAIRTALAMASMRGIEVRLIVPEVSDGFLTQYGTRSYFSELLDYGVEIYMYRKGFLHQKIMIVDDDLATIGTANMDMRSLNLNFEVNMFLFQSKTVHDLVEAYQNDLNDSVSVTKDSYSKRGLKHRTKESFARLFSPVL, translated from the coding sequence ATGAAACAAGCAAGACAAATCATTTTCTTTCTTCTTATGACAACTTCACTTTCGATCATCTTGTTCACATCGCTATCACCAACATGGAAATGGGCTGCCGGTATTCTTTATGTAGCGATTCTAGTTTCTATTTTATTCGTACTTTTACTAGAAGGTAGATCACCATACAAATCGCTTTTATGGATATACGTATTAATCTTCTTTCCCATTGTAGGTTATGTTTTCTTTTTATTTTCTGGTCAACTGGAAGTAAAGGGACATTTATTTAAAGAGAAACGTACTAACGGTCTTGAATTTTTCAAGAAGTACGTAAACTTTCCAGCTTCTGAAAAATGGCATGACCTAAGTGAGCGAAACCAAAATTTCTCAAACCTTATTGCCACGATGGTTGCAAGTCCTATTAGTATGCGATCCACAACGGACCTCTTACTAAATGGTAGAGAGACGTTCACGGCGATAAAAAATGAAATTCAAAAAGCTGAAACGTACATACATATGGAATATTATACGTTTCGTTCTGATGAACTAGGACTCTCGATCATTGACTTACTCGTTAAGAAAGCCAAAGAAGGCGTTGAAGTAAGGGTACTTTATGATTCAATCGGAAGCCATAACCTTTCAAGAGCTTCTAAAACAGCCCTAAGGGAAGCTGGTGCAAGTGTACAGCAATTTCTCCCCATTAAATATGGATTCGTCAATCAAACTATTAATTTTCGAAATCATCGCAAGATCATTGTCATTGATGGAAAAGTCGGTTTTGTAGGTGGCTTAAATATCGGTGACGAGTATGCTGGGGATATGAATCAAATGCGTTTCTGGCGTGATTCTCACCTACTTGTTAAAGGAGAGGTGCTTTCTGCCCTCCATGGCGTTTTCTTAATGGATTGGTCCTATATGTGTGGTGAGGAACTTCTAAATGGTAAGTACCTCGAAACATATGATGTCGAAGGTGATGGTGGCTCTCAGCTTGTGGCTAGTGGGCCAGATACAAAACGAGGAGCTATGTCAGATCTATATTTCAGTCTGATTACTTCTGCAAAAAATAGAGTTTGGATTGCTACTCCTTACTTTGTTCCAAACAAAGCCATCCGTACTGCTCTAGCCATGGCTTCTATGAGAGGTATTGAAGTGAGACTCATTGTTCCTGAAGTAAGTGACGGCTTTCTTACCCAATACGGAACAAGATCCTACTTCTCAGAGCTTCTTGATTATGGGGTAGAAATCTATATGTATCGAAAAGGATTTCTCCATCAAAAAATTATGATTGTTGATGATGATCTGGCCACAATCGGCACAGCAAATATGGATATGCGCTCATTGAATTTAAATTTCGAAGTGAATATGTTTCTATTTCAATCAAAAACGGTTCATGACCTTGTAGAAGCTTATCAAAATGATTTGAATGATTCAGTCAGCGTGACAAAAGACTCTTATAGTAAGCGTGGACTTAAGCACCGCACAAAAGAATCTTTCGCCCGACTGTTTTCACCAGTATTATAA
- a CDS encoding AzlD domain-containing protein → MSNSMIWLIVGLAVVTYIPRMIPLVFFNSDKIPPVIQNVLKNVPFAILGALIFPGILTINDDMMFGVIGAVAAIVAAYLGANLIVVVMFAVAVLSTYAYFI, encoded by the coding sequence ATGAGTAATTCTATGATCTGGCTTATTGTCGGACTTGCAGTTGTCACTTATATTCCAAGAATGATTCCACTCGTATTTTTTAATTCTGATAAAATACCGCCTGTTATTCAAAATGTACTAAAGAACGTTCCCTTCGCGATTTTGGGTGCGCTCATCTTTCCGGGTATTTTAACAATCAATGATGATATGATGTTTGGTGTTATTGGGGCAGTGGCAGCAATCGTTGCAGCATACCTTGGGGCGAATTTAATTGTTGTTGTTATGTTTGCTGTTGCAGTGCTCAGTACGTATGCCTATTTTATTTAG
- a CDS encoding dihydrolipoyl dehydrogenase family protein, giving the protein MVVGEIIHEKDVVVIGAGPAGYEAALRLAKHGRDVTMVDRSRSGGECLHRGCIPSKLLASSARKMKETAPGVTIASSFSMEKWHSEKNRMIDSMEKGLEMRFKSNNIDCVKGHAAFLSSERIGVEQGEKFEVWSFNDAIIATGSRPKTPSFISSGKENIFPVEQLYTLSSLPNRLVIFGADYLTVEAASTFRSLGVEVTIVTDQEAILSEWDESIQRECKRQFKKQKVQVFREVSDCSVKDDGLGLIFRNQNGENVELETEIIAYSIGRIHNSDSLGLDQAGIDLHDDGYIHISEGCETSIPTIYACGDVTVGPSLAAKGIKQAKTAADRCCGIKAAFTLDCLPQVIQTQIPVASVGLTEKEAKEAGYEFMTASSSMQANGYATVMGHTEGRIKVIRDRQSHVLLGFHAVGAGAVELIEKATLALEMGARDEDFIYPYSPHPGYGEAWTEAVEMTVESVVKTKVR; this is encoded by the coding sequence ATGGTTGTAGGTGAGATCATTCATGAAAAAGATGTTGTCGTGATTGGCGCAGGGCCAGCTGGTTATGAAGCCGCTCTTCGACTTGCGAAGCATGGAAGAGACGTTACTATGGTAGATCGATCTCGATCAGGTGGGGAATGTCTGCATAGAGGATGTATACCATCAAAACTACTGGCATCTTCAGCGAGAAAAATGAAGGAAACGGCTCCAGGGGTAACGATAGCTTCATCGTTTTCTATGGAAAAATGGCATAGCGAGAAAAATCGCATGATCGATTCCATGGAAAAAGGTCTTGAGATGCGTTTTAAGTCAAATAACATCGACTGTGTAAAAGGACATGCAGCGTTTTTATCTTCTGAGCGAATTGGTGTAGAACAAGGGGAGAAATTTGAAGTTTGGTCATTTAACGATGCGATTATTGCAACGGGGAGTCGACCAAAAACCCCATCCTTCATTTCAAGCGGAAAAGAAAACATTTTTCCTGTAGAACAGCTCTATACATTATCCTCCCTGCCTAATCGACTTGTTATTTTTGGAGCAGATTATCTTACGGTAGAGGCGGCGAGTACGTTTCGCTCGCTAGGTGTAGAAGTAACGATTGTGACAGACCAAGAAGCGATTCTTTCTGAATGGGATGAAAGCATTCAACGTGAATGCAAAAGGCAATTTAAAAAGCAAAAGGTTCAGGTGTTCAGAGAAGTATCTGATTGCAGTGTAAAGGACGATGGTCTTGGATTGATATTCCGTAACCAAAACGGAGAAAACGTTGAATTAGAAACAGAAATAATTGCCTATTCGATTGGAAGGATTCATAATAGTGATTCGCTTGGATTGGATCAAGCGGGAATTGACTTACATGATGATGGATATATTCACATTTCTGAGGGATGTGAAACGTCAATACCAACGATCTATGCCTGTGGTGATGTAACTGTGGGACCCTCGCTTGCTGCGAAGGGAATTAAGCAGGCCAAGACGGCGGCGGATCGTTGCTGCGGTATAAAAGCCGCTTTTACGCTCGATTGTCTTCCGCAAGTCATCCAAACTCAAATTCCGGTAGCATCTGTAGGTTTAACGGAGAAAGAAGCGAAAGAAGCAGGGTATGAGTTTATGACGGCAAGTTCTTCTATGCAAGCAAATGGTTATGCAACAGTCATGGGCCATACAGAAGGTCGGATCAAAGTCATTCGAGATCGACAGAGTCATGTGCTTCTAGGATTTCATGCTGTGGGTGCTGGTGCTGTTGAACTGATCGAAAAAGCAACGCTAGCTCTTGAGATGGGGGCAAGAGACGAAGATTTTATCTATCCTTATTCCCCGCATCCAGGATATGGTGAAGCCTGGACAGAAGCGGTTGAAATGACTGTTGAATCAGTAGTGAAAACAAAAGTTAGATGA
- a CDS encoding YueI family protein, giving the protein MKQSNLHDEVANVNEDIKRVLDAGIYGAPELKPAEKALFLSTFRERVYVALTKRQVAQNNVYQEVINEMKRIRNGILYLNGDLSYSMLSKYIKEASKASLSFTIVNDKETDTPLGLVLASKQDAIEREEIFVHDDRFSLD; this is encoded by the coding sequence ATGAAGCAAAGCAATTTACATGATGAGGTGGCAAACGTGAACGAAGATATTAAGAGAGTACTTGATGCTGGAATCTATGGTGCGCCAGAATTAAAACCGGCAGAAAAAGCGTTGTTCTTATCAACTTTTAGAGAGCGTGTATATGTTGCTCTTACAAAAAGGCAGGTTGCACAAAACAACGTATATCAAGAAGTGATTAATGAAATGAAGCGCATTCGGAATGGCATTCTATATTTAAATGGGGATTTATCTTACTCCATGCTTTCAAAATATATTAAAGAAGCGAGCAAAGCTTCTCTATCATTCACGATTGTGAATGATAAAGAAACAGATACTCCACTTGGACTTGTCCTAGCCTCAAAGCAGGATGCGATTGAACGAGAAGAGATCTTTGTTCATGATGATCGCTTTTCGTTGGACTAG